A region from the Gossypium hirsutum isolate 1008001.06 chromosome A08, Gossypium_hirsutum_v2.1, whole genome shotgun sequence genome encodes:
- the LOC107929656 gene encoding uncharacterized protein yields MELKPEGKARKLDIQELEEIRNDAYENARIYKDKTKLFHDKNIVQKHFSVGQRVLLYNSVLKLFPVEIESEESGKWFTINGQRLKPFYENFQAHTVEKIQLEPP; encoded by the exons ATGGAGTTAAAGCCCGAAGGGAAGGCAAGGAAATTGGACATTCAAGAATTAGAGGAAATTCGCAATGATGCCTATGAAAATGCACGAATTTATAAAGAcaaaacaaagttgtttcatgacaAAAATATAGTTCAGAAGCATTTCTCGGTAGGACAAAGAGTTTTACTTTATAACTCCGTATTAAAGCTATTCCCAG TTGAGATAGAAAGCGAAGAATCAGGAAAGTGGTTCACAATCAATGGTCAACGGCTGAAGCCATTTTACGAGAATTTCCAGGCCCACACAGTCGAGAAAATTCAGTTAGAACCACCATAA
- the LOC107929655 gene encoding uncharacterized protein produces the protein MESRPSNLSILAPPVFDGENYQAWVVKMQAYIEGCDYWEVVEEDYDVTPLPNNPTMNQIKMHNERTTRKSKEKSYLYASVSPAIFNRIMAFGSAKEIWDYLKAEYQGDERIKSMKVLNLIRKFERLQMKESESIKEYLDKLIYIANKVRVLGTDLSDSRLVQKILVFVPKKYEATITSFENTKDLTQLRVVEFISTLQTRAEEANEAGRKHRKKH, from the coding sequence ATGGAATCGAGACCGAGTAACTTGTCCATCTTAGCCCCACCTGTGTTTGATGGAGAAAATTATCAAGCATGGGTCGTGAAAATGCAAGCATACATTGAAGGTTGTGATTATTGGGAAGTTGTCGAGGAAGACTATGATGTGACTCCACTTCCCAACAATCCAACTATGAACCAGATCAAAATGCACAATGAGAGAACCACAAGGAAGTCTAAGGAAAAGTCTTATCTTTATGCTTCGGTTTCACCAGCCATATTCAATAGAATTATGGCTTTTGGATCAGCGAAGGAGATATGGGACTACCTCAAAGCTGAGTATCAAGGCGATGAGAGGATAAAGAGCATGAAGGTGTTGAACTTGATCAGAAAATTCGAGAGGCTACAAATGAAGGAGTCTGAGTCAATCAAAGAATACTTAGACAAGCTGATATATATTGCCAACAAGGTAAGAGTTCTTGGGACTGATCTCTCTGATTCTAGACTGGTGCAAAAGATACTTGTCTTTGTGCCTAAGAAATATGAAGCAACTATTACCTCTTTTGAGAACACTAAGGACTTGACTCAATTGAGAGTAGTGGAGTTTATCAGTACTTTACAAACAAGAGCAGAGGAGGCTAATGAGGCAGGAAGAAAGCATAGAAAGAAGCATTGA